From Theileria annulata chromosome 1, complete sequence, *** SEQUENCING IN PROGRESS ***, one genomic window encodes:
- a CDS encoding ribosomal protein L10, putative (Tap404f10.p1c.cand.119 - score = 10.37;~SMART pfam:Ribosomal_L10 (PF00466) at aa 55-161, E()=4.10e-02;~Apicoplast targetting peptide predicted by the PlasmoAP tool;~Signal peptide predicted for TA21270 by SignalP 2.0 HMM (Signal peptide probability 0.998, signal anchor probability 0.002) with cleavage site probability 0.630 between residues 22 and 23) yields MCRLFFLQCWLILFALLQFSNSFVSLQNSNFHEFFLSAIRYRDVVTNRNPKHKHSFRAGKIELVKSLKEQLKESQAILQFRVTRMNHGVRSYIKDNIMKHIEAQDGKLPYKMQIVKNTMMSRAIAGTRFEALTPNLEKTNLYFFVYDDTIVPKLVSVINGMRLASKIVKWRFEPSFACFDNTVIDSLRLRCLSSLPEKSDLCARIPHFLRLPVYRLIDSLRVSQSLVNSLNQIYLNLNSTISQIKNE; encoded by the coding sequence atGTGTAGATTATTTTTCTTGCAATGCTGGCTGATCCTCTTTGCTTTACTCCAATTTTCAAACTCTTTCGTTTCTCTTcaaaattctaattttcATGAATTCTTTCTCAGTGCAATTCGTTATAGAGATGTTGTTACAAATAGGAACCCTAAACACAAACATTCCTTTAGGGCTGGGAAGATTGAGCTCGTTAAGAGCCTTAAGGAACAGCTGAAGGAATCTCAAGCTATTCTGCAGTTTCGTGTAACGCGTATGAACCACGGGGTTAGGTCATACATTAAGGACAATATTATGAAGCACATAGAGGCCCAGGATGGTAAGCTTCCCTACAAGATGCAAATAGTCAAAAACACAATGATGTCGAGGGCTATAGCTGGAACTCGGTTTGAGGCTTTAACTCCGAACTTGGAAAAGACAAATTTGTACTTTTTCGTTTACGACGATACCATTGTTCCCAAGCTTGTTTCTGTGATTAATGGGATGAGGCTCGCTTCGAAGATTGTCAAATGGCGTTTCGAGCCTTCTTTCGCCTGTTTTGACAACACTGTCATTGACTCTCTTAGGCTTCGTTGTCTAAGTTCTCTTCCTGAGAAGTCTGATTTATGTGCTAGAATTCCTCACTTTCTACGTCTTCCAGTTTATAGGCTCATTGACTCACTTAGGGTTTCTCAGTCTCTTGTTAACTCTTTAAACCAAATTTACCTTAATTTAAACTCAACAATTAGCCAAAtcaaaaatgaataa